One Roseimaritima multifibrata DNA window includes the following coding sequences:
- the polX gene encoding DNA polymerase/3'-5' exonuclease PolX, with translation MDNAQISAVFDELADLLEFKGENPFRIRAYRNGARAILDLDESVAAILADKDRKLADLPGIGKTLAEKSQVLLESGSLPQLDALREEIPVSVLEMVRVPGLGAKKAAALHRELRIENLQQLGDACRQGKVKGLKGFGAKTQQMILEGLEIAQAANERLRWVNADEIVQRLLRHMKSCLGLERLEPAGSYRRGRETVGDVDLLAVATDRAAAMDHLESFPSRTETILRGDTKISIRVGNAFQVDMRIVEASQFGAALQYFTGSKEHNVKLRSLAKQRGMKINEYGLFRDGSEEPIAGETEESIYAALDLPCFPPEIREARFEFQWAEDGPLPELITLPQILGDLHMHTTETDGQATIREMADAAVERGLQYIAITDHSQRVAMAGGLDPDRLRAQWKLIEQIRPEYEGRLQILKGIECDILEDGRMDLPDDCLAEGDWIIASIHYGQKQPREQITDRILGALAHPSVNIIAHPTGRLINRRPPYDVDMEAVIQAAADHGKMLELNANPARLDLNEVHLAAARRAGVPIVISTDAHSIDGLDVMQYGVLQGRRGGLAANDVANTRPWDDFKASYLSPQTS, from the coding sequence ATGGACAACGCACAGATTTCGGCAGTCTTCGATGAATTGGCGGACTTGCTAGAATTCAAAGGCGAAAATCCGTTTCGAATTCGAGCTTACCGCAACGGTGCACGGGCGATCCTTGACCTTGATGAATCGGTCGCCGCCATCCTCGCCGACAAGGATCGAAAGTTGGCAGACCTGCCAGGGATCGGGAAAACCCTCGCGGAAAAATCGCAGGTGTTGCTGGAAAGTGGAAGCCTTCCGCAATTGGATGCACTGCGTGAAGAGATTCCGGTCAGCGTCCTGGAAATGGTCCGAGTTCCCGGACTGGGGGCTAAAAAAGCGGCCGCCCTGCACCGCGAACTGAGAATCGAAAACCTTCAGCAGTTGGGGGACGCCTGCCGACAGGGGAAGGTCAAAGGTCTGAAAGGTTTTGGAGCAAAGACCCAGCAGATGATCCTTGAAGGCCTGGAGATCGCTCAGGCGGCCAACGAACGCTTGCGTTGGGTCAACGCGGACGAAATCGTGCAACGCTTGCTAAGGCACATGAAGAGTTGCCTTGGGTTGGAGCGTCTGGAGCCGGCCGGCAGCTATCGCCGAGGCCGCGAAACGGTGGGCGATGTTGATCTGTTGGCGGTTGCGACTGATCGAGCTGCCGCGATGGACCATCTGGAAAGTTTCCCGTCTAGGACCGAAACGATTCTCCGTGGTGACACAAAAATCTCGATTCGAGTTGGCAATGCGTTCCAGGTCGACATGCGAATCGTTGAAGCCTCTCAGTTTGGAGCGGCGCTGCAGTATTTTACGGGATCGAAAGAGCACAACGTGAAGCTGCGTTCGTTGGCGAAACAACGCGGGATGAAAATCAATGAGTACGGCCTGTTCCGCGATGGAAGCGAAGAACCGATCGCAGGAGAAACCGAAGAATCGATTTACGCTGCCCTCGATCTGCCCTGTTTCCCGCCGGAAATCCGTGAAGCACGTTTTGAATTTCAGTGGGCTGAGGATGGACCGCTGCCCGAATTGATCACATTGCCGCAGATCCTTGGCGACCTGCACATGCATACCACAGAAACCGATGGGCAGGCGACGATTCGTGAAATGGCGGACGCCGCCGTTGAGCGAGGTTTGCAGTACATCGCGATCACCGACCATTCGCAGCGGGTTGCGATGGCAGGGGGATTGGATCCCGATCGCCTGCGAGCGCAGTGGAAACTGATCGAACAGATCCGTCCGGAATATGAGGGCCGCCTACAAATCCTGAAGGGAATTGAATGTGATATTCTCGAAGACGGACGGATGGATTTGCCCGATGATTGTTTGGCGGAAGGGGACTGGATTATCGCCAGTATCCATTACGGCCAGAAACAACCGAGAGAACAGATCACCGACCGAATTCTTGGAGCCCTGGCTCATCCCTCCGTCAATATCATCGCTCATCCGACGGGCCGCCTGATCAATCGTCGACCACCCTACGACGTCGACATGGAAGCCGTCATTCAGGCCGCCGCCGATCATGGCAAAATGCTGGAACTGAATGCCAATCCGGCACGGTTAGATCTGAATGAAGTGCACTTAGCTGCCGCTCGCCGAGCCGGTGTTCCGATCGTCATCAGCACCGACGCGCACAGTATCGATGGGCTGGATGTGATGCAGTACGGAGTCTTGCAAGGCAGGCGTGGCGGATTGGCGGCGAACGACGTCGCCAATACTCGCCCTTGGGATGATTTTAAAGCAAGCTACCTGTCGCCCCAAACAAGCTAA
- a CDS encoding transposase, producing the protein MAKKAKTRRVYDEDFKREAVQMLLDGHSAKSVAERLGITCPTIVRRWKQQQLTAAGPVADAMDDRVKELENQLRRVERERDVLKKALIIFGRNE; encoded by the coding sequence ATGGCCAAGAAAGCAAAAACGCGACGGGTTTACGATGAAGACTTTAAGCGAGAGGCAGTTCAAATGCTCCTCGATGGGCACTCCGCAAAGTCGGTGGCAGAACGTCTGGGCATTACCTGCCCAACCATCGTCCGTCGGTGGAAACAGCAGCAGTTGACAGCCGCAGGCCCGGTGGCCGACGCGATGGATGATCGGGTCAAAGAGCTGGAGAATCAGTTGCGTCGCGTCGAGCGGGAGCGCGACGTCTTAAAAAAAGCGTTAATCATTTTCGGCCGCAACGAGTAG
- a CDS encoding IS3 family transposase: MYPAAASIVQLQIASEREVCDFLSLNRSSFQAWQRSGGSERDESDAALLPIVTAVFRKHKRRYGSRRIVEELKTMDIHCGRRRVSKLMEDAGLRAIQPKSFKPRTTESRHRLGYSPNLLLDLLEPTTFGQLWVGDITYIPVDGIGFGYLATLMDRYSRRIVGWDFRDDMTEQLAVTALQRSIRAVQPSAGLIHHTDRGGQYAGKRYRGILSRASMRQSMSRAGDCYDNAFMESCFGTLKTEMGMAEYLSMAIAKRELTEYIQYYNTDRRHSSLGYLTPTQYEAAA; this comes from the coding sequence ATCTATCCCGCTGCCGCGTCGATTGTCCAGCTGCAGATAGCATCCGAGCGAGAGGTCTGTGATTTCCTATCGCTCAATCGGTCTTCCTTTCAAGCCTGGCAGCGTTCCGGAGGCTCGGAGCGCGATGAGTCTGATGCCGCGTTACTGCCGATCGTCACTGCGGTCTTCCGAAAGCATAAACGCCGCTATGGCAGCCGTCGAATCGTTGAGGAACTGAAGACAATGGACATTCATTGCGGCCGTCGCAGAGTGTCAAAACTCATGGAAGATGCAGGACTTCGCGCGATTCAGCCGAAATCGTTTAAGCCGCGAACCACCGAAAGTCGACATCGGCTTGGGTACAGTCCTAACCTTTTGCTGGATCTGCTAGAACCGACCACCTTTGGTCAACTTTGGGTAGGCGACATTACGTACATTCCCGTCGATGGTATTGGTTTTGGATATCTTGCCACGCTGATGGATCGCTATTCACGCCGGATTGTTGGATGGGATTTCCGCGATGACATGACTGAACAACTCGCTGTGACAGCTCTTCAGCGATCGATTCGAGCTGTGCAGCCTTCGGCAGGATTGATTCACCACACTGACCGTGGTGGCCAATATGCAGGAAAGCGGTATCGTGGAATTCTCTCTCGTGCATCAATGCGACAGAGCATGAGTCGTGCGGGCGACTGCTACGACAATGCATTTATGGAATCATGCTTCGGAACTCTCAAGACTGAAATGGGTATGGCCGAATACCTGAGTATGGCGATCGCAAAACGCGAGTTGACTGAGTACATCCAGTACTACAACACCGATCGCCGACATTCATCTCTCGGCTACCTCACGCCGACACAGTACGAAGCCGCCGCATGA
- a CDS encoding SHD1 domain-containing protein, which produces MHNLSYRRPAFLLAFGLMLCAPLAFADTWTDSTGKYRVEGTFESLENGVVHIRTPEGKLLSVPLNRLDAASAALAKQNQAKMAPANPGTANGATKPAGNATAAQSKLGPNPTAAETAQVVSQAAADFDLVTLWDSMPPTYQQDVAATVRLQVAAVNANTWNGIKNLIQQLGTILQTKQELMMNNPTLQAILPADPKTNQTLAASGDLLLAISSSPLTDRQAMLEFDTSTLLAEDFSDIRSAFQKLSTSAGDLQGTPFTGMADVPKVVVLSETDNEAMVQITAGEKVTEQAFTKVENRWVPADMAANWKESIAEAQATAEKLKTPEGQQQMAQINMGLMVVGAPVQQLAAAQTQEQFDQVIESVQQMVGSMMPKPGQ; this is translated from the coding sequence ATGCACAACCTTTCCTACCGCCGCCCCGCGTTCCTGCTTGCCTTTGGCTTGATGCTCTGCGCGCCCCTCGCGTTTGCGGATACCTGGACCGACAGCACGGGCAAGTACCGCGTTGAAGGGACGTTTGAGAGCCTTGAAAACGGAGTCGTCCATATTCGCACTCCGGAAGGCAAACTCCTGTCCGTTCCACTGAACCGGCTGGATGCAGCTAGCGCGGCCCTGGCGAAACAGAACCAAGCTAAAATGGCTCCAGCAAATCCTGGAACCGCAAATGGAGCGACGAAGCCCGCCGGAAATGCAACCGCCGCCCAATCAAAACTGGGGCCAAACCCAACCGCTGCCGAAACCGCTCAGGTCGTTAGCCAAGCGGCCGCCGATTTCGATCTGGTCACGCTATGGGACAGCATGCCACCGACCTATCAGCAGGATGTCGCCGCCACGGTCCGCCTTCAAGTCGCGGCAGTAAATGCGAACACCTGGAACGGGATCAAAAATTTGATCCAGCAACTGGGGACGATCCTGCAAACCAAGCAGGAACTGATGATGAACAATCCGACGCTTCAAGCAATCTTGCCCGCAGACCCCAAAACCAACCAGACACTCGCCGCGTCAGGCGATCTGCTGTTGGCGATCTCCAGCAGCCCTTTGACCGACCGTCAAGCCATGCTGGAATTCGATACTTCCACTCTCCTGGCTGAAGATTTTAGCGATATCCGCTCGGCCTTCCAGAAACTGTCGACGTCCGCCGGTGATCTGCAGGGGACTCCATTCACCGGGATGGCAGACGTCCCTAAAGTGGTCGTCCTTTCAGAAACCGACAACGAAGCGATGGTCCAAATCACCGCAGGTGAAAAGGTGACCGAACAGGCTTTCACCAAGGTTGAAAACCGCTGGGTCCCCGCCGACATGGCGGCCAACTGGAAAGAATCGATCGCCGAAGCTCAAGCGACGGCTGAAAAACTGAAGACACCAGAAGGTCAGCAGCAAATGGCTCAGATCAACATGGGACTGATGGTGGTGGGGGCTCCTGTTCAACAACTGGCAGCCGCCCAAACCCAAGAGCAGTTTGACCAAGTGATCGAATCGGTCCAGCAGATGGTCGGTTCGATGATGCCGAAGCCCGGCCAGTAA